In Skermanella sp. TT6, one genomic interval encodes:
- a CDS encoding glycosyltransferase → MKLAMIHGQFPPYANGGAERSVATIARAHLDAGGEVELITLCPDGGYHREQRDRLIVHFLPLWNVCWPWRFGGPPKLLKPIFTALDSDNPVMAKRVATLLDRIRPDLISLHNLKGFSPRVISVAARRAPSVVVCHDPYLICPRATMYHKGAVCQSACGSCGVFLGPRVRHTAKAHGAVAVGTDLASKLKQAGLFKHSDVTVIHSPVAPPPVPPPLPSTPVTFGFLGRIELVKGVETLIAASARLPAGARVLIAGSGDAEYMAKLGDLATGRPVEFLGQLPPAELFARCHILVVPSLWSEPFGRVTLEAFQHGRPVIATNQGGSLDLIDQGRTGWLVPPDDSDRLSEAMIEAMDVDRLAVMSADCRARGMEITPDQVYAGMRKVWDNAFHTYKLLHVAA, encoded by the coding sequence ATGAAACTCGCCATGATCCATGGCCAGTTCCCGCCTTATGCCAATGGTGGGGCTGAACGGTCGGTGGCGACGATCGCGCGCGCCCACCTCGACGCGGGAGGCGAGGTGGAGTTGATCACGCTTTGTCCCGATGGCGGTTATCACAGGGAGCAACGTGACCGGCTGATCGTTCATTTCCTGCCGCTATGGAATGTCTGCTGGCCGTGGCGTTTCGGGGGTCCACCCAAGCTCCTCAAACCCATTTTCACGGCGCTCGACTCCGACAATCCGGTAATGGCGAAGCGTGTGGCGACCTTGCTCGACCGCATTCGGCCAGACCTGATCTCGCTGCACAATCTCAAAGGCTTCTCTCCACGAGTGATCTCCGTGGCGGCTCGGCGGGCTCCTAGTGTCGTCGTATGCCACGATCCGTACCTGATCTGTCCCCGCGCGACGATGTACCACAAAGGCGCGGTTTGTCAGTCCGCTTGCGGATCGTGTGGCGTGTTTCTAGGTCCTCGCGTCCGGCACACGGCAAAAGCCCATGGGGCGGTCGCCGTCGGGACTGACCTCGCGAGCAAACTGAAGCAGGCTGGGCTGTTCAAGCACTCGGATGTGACCGTCATCCATTCGCCGGTGGCTCCTCCACCGGTGCCCCCTCCCCTGCCGTCGACACCCGTGACCTTCGGCTTCCTCGGCCGCATCGAATTGGTCAAGGGAGTTGAGACCTTGATCGCGGCATCGGCTCGGCTGCCGGCGGGTGCGCGGGTGCTGATCGCCGGATCGGGCGATGCCGAATACATGGCCAAGCTAGGTGATCTCGCCACCGGCCGGCCGGTGGAGTTCCTTGGCCAATTGCCCCCAGCGGAGCTTTTCGCCCGCTGCCATATTCTCGTGGTGCCATCTTTGTGGTCGGAACCGTTCGGCCGCGTCACGCTGGAGGCATTCCAGCACGGAAGGCCCGTCATCGCGACGAACCAGGGCGGCAGTTTGGATTTGATCGACCAAGGCCGGACAGGCTGGCTGGTTCCACCCGACGACAGTGATCGATTGAGCGAGGCGATGATCGAAGCGATGGACGTCGACCGCTTGGCCGTCATGAGCGCGGATTGCAGGGCGCGCGGCATGGAAATTACCCCTGACCAAGTCTACGCCGGCATGCGCAAGGTCTGGGACAATGCCTTTCACACCTATAAGTTGCTTCACGTTGCCGCTTGA